The stretch of DNA TATTATGGAGAATGGTTAATGATGATTTTGAACCTACTTTGAAATAAGCCAAGGCTCCTTGGAATTTTCTCCATTTTGACATGAATATAGAtcgtgaaaaggagaaaagctttgttgttaattgtttgtatttatatttCAGGTAGTTGGTTGTGCATCCTTTTGAGAGCACAGCCCGGCCCAGCCCATCAGGTGCAGCAGTGGTTGGTGCAAGCCAGCtcctgcgtgcgtgtgtgtgtgtgtgcgtgtgtgcgtgtgaggggAAGTAGCAGGTGTCTAAAAACAGAGGAGTGAGGCAGCCCAGCAGCTGCCCGCCCCAACCCCATCCACAACTCTGGCAGGAGGAGAACAACAGGTTAGTGTGATATTGCACTGGTTTCTTGGTACTTACGATATTTATAGTGGGTGCAGAATCACTGAAGGCCAAATAGCAGCTAATGCTGCCTGAAGCCAAAatcaatgaaagaagaaaaagatgcatGCTAGGCATAGTATCATGTGTAATTGGCAATACCTTTAATTAatctatattatttatttaatttaattttttccccatCTTCTCAGTGATGGAGATGAGAATATTATAGAAAAATTTACTGAAATACAGTACAGGTTCTTGCAATATCATAATGTGGTGTGATAAGTAAAGCATCATCTTATGTGGCAGTCGAGAATTACCTCTTTGGTAtagtttgtggttttgttgtgtcTGTACAGGCTGACTATGGTGGTTGTCTACTGATGAAGGACAGGAATAGGAAGGCAAGGAATCAGTAATGTTGTCCCTTAAAGATGGCAGCACAATTGTCATGTGCTACCCATAATGGGCAATTCTAAGTTCTGTGTTCAATCTGAACTGAGAAATTTTGGTAGCCAATTTTAGTTGAATTTGCTCATGCACATGTTCTAATGTTCTCTATAATTTGATCATTACTTGGTGGTAGTGCCTGATCTTGTAATTATTTGTAGGTGATGGGAAGcactgaaagaaaatgtaaagatttGATTTAGATACACAGTAACAGCAGACTGGTTCCCCATCAGATTGACCGGAGGATGGAGCGAGAGAGCAACCAGCTGGAGGCCGGACCCATTCTGTGCCGCACTGGCTGTGGCTTCTTTGGGTCCCCAAACACTGATGGGCTCTGCTCGAAGTGCTACAAGGATGCTCTTAAGAAGAAACAGCAACCACCCTCCAGTGTgacctctcccacctctccggCAGCATCCAGCCCTGCCCCTCCAGCTGCCGCCCTCCACCAAACCCcagctgctgccactaccactgctcaGCCAACAGTTCCCTCCCTTACACAGGTTGGTAAAACTTGCAATGAAGACCTAACAATTCCACAATTTGCATTAGTGGTAATGTTATTTGAAGTGCTCAGTGACTTGAAGGGATTTTTGTCCCCAAATTATGAGGTAAGGTATTatcaaaaccttttaaaataaACAGCTGTCTGTTACAAGACAAACAACTTGTTAATGGAATTGTAATGTTCCAGCAGCCATGATGCTGACTTATTATGAACATTTTtataaataaatttaatgccaagaacaacaatagaCTAAGAAAAGATTGTCTTTGTTGTAAATTTGTGTTGTACCTCCACTGCAATACCAAGTGTTGATTACCTGCATGGTACATCATTAATGAATGGAATAAGCTTCTCTGTTTGTATGCAAATGTTGCCCCATCACCACCTAATGGGAGAAGAATATTATTTCCAGTGGATTTTGTCATATAATGGAATTATATGTAATTTTAGAAAGGTGGTTTCTAATATAACTCATGATTGACTGTGATCTTGCAGTACTCCTTCTGCTGTTGCCTCCGAGTGCCTCATTTGCAGGCTTTTGAATAATTATGCTGGACATgaacaaaacttttttttttttttttttttttttttttttttttttccaggaaatTCTTTGAAAAGAATTTAATATTTCTGTGAAAACACCAGTCAGGCCCCAGTCATTTTGATTATGAAGTACAAAGTACTGTTGTGATGAAGCTTGGTATGGTGGCAACCATGCTTGTACAATGACCTACAACATTTGACCTGAAAAGTAGGCATTGGCAAAGGAATGGCAGGCATAACTGTGGTTTCCAATAGTGATAAACTAGTAATAGTTGTTCTGGTAATTCAGCAAGGCAGCAGAATGGAAGGCTTGCCTTATAAAGCAGACAATTGCAAGTATGTAGTACTTAGGAAGTCAAGAATGATAATGCCTTGAATGCATGAATATGATAAAATTGTCTGGGTAATTGAGCCACTCAAGACATAAGTAATGTATTCTCTTATGAAAGTTGCTGCCAAGTGTGACGTCCATAGGACCAGCCAGCTCTGCAAGATGCACACTCAACCGGGTGATGTTATTGTCCAAGCCATTGCTGCCACTCGTTGCCATCTCCACACCAAATCCTGATTTGGTTTGCTGTTTACCTACCATGATCCTAATCTAGTCATCATCCCCCAAAATATATCCTCTTTCCCATTCCCGTCTCAACTGTATCCTGCTTTCTTTACCTTACAGAATCTGCTAAGATGAGAGATATGTATTCAAAAGCCAATATGTTCTTGGTTTGCTAACAAAAGGGAACACACAATCACTGAAGATAAGctttatcattactactgtAACTCTTGTTAGATCAGTAGTTACTGTTCATAGTAATTGGTTTACCAGCTCTTAAATTTTGATAACTTTTCATTGTAAACTGTTGTGTGCTTCAGAAGTTGATTTAAGAACAAAGATTGTAGTAATGGGTAATAACAAAGGTGACAAGCTATTGTATGCGGATTGCAGGTGGGTGGGGCAGCGGCGGATAAGCGTGAAAGTGGGGAAGAGGGCGGGGCGTCTGCCTCGGAGGACGTGGACCCGGCCAGCCCAGACAAGGATGctggcaagaagaagaaaaacaaatgccaGATGTGTAAGAAGAAGGTTGGGCTGACAGGTGGGTGTTCAAAGGGCTTGGTATTCTCTCATAGTAAATTCATTACAATGGTTAACATTGTTGTAATGATCCTTATTGAATTTAATTTTGGAAATAATGATTGCATGTCATTTCTTGCAGAGGTTGCTGCATAACCACGTTGATACtaggctttgtgtgtgtcttattgTAAAGAAGTGTGTGTTGTGCTTCAGGGTTCACGTGCCGGTGTGAGGGCCTGTTCTGCTCCGTGCATCGCTACAGCAACGAGCACCGCTGCACCTTCGACTACCGCGAGCATGGGGCGGAAGAGATAAGGCGGAACAACCCTGTCATCAAGGGCGAGAAGATCCAGAAGATATGAAGCAGAGGCTAGCGggccctcccccctcccccccctggTGATGACTGGACTGGCAATGCCAGCTGGCCCAGCAGTGTTGAGACTtggcaggattttttttattattatttttccttgttctatGAATATATTTGAAAAATAGGCCTATTTGTACAGTGGGGTCAGCGCAGGGGCGGGCCGTCCGCAGGGCCGCGGCGGAGTTTTGAGTTGTGTTGGTTGGCTCTGCTGtgttgtgtacgtgtgtgtgcgtggggcCGCCGCCCCGCACCGTGTCTAGCATTACCTCATCGCGTCACCACTCACCCCCTCGCCTCATCGCTTCACCACAGTCATCATCACCGTCGTCGCCGCACCCTCGCGCATCATCACATCCCATGTCGTCTAGTTTGTAGGCGCCCCAGCCCGGGGACCTGTCGGTCCTAACTTGGTCCGTACGTCCTTGAGAGATATAATAAAGTGGCGTTGTTCTTTCCGGaagggcgagggaaggaagccGCTGGGGTAGACGTGGCTCCTGGGCCACGGCCTGCCTTACTCGGCCGTTGGAACCGTTGGCCTGGTCAGCTCCAGCGGCAGGCCGTCATTATGCACTGGGACTCACTTAGAGACGGACTCTCGCCTTTTGTACCGAGCGTATTAAACCTACTAAATACTGCAACATTTGTAGTGGCTACGAAGAATGACAACAGTGAGGTTTCCTTGTTTGTGTGAATGGAGACTTACCTCTTACTAGGGCACCCGTGTCACTTTACCTTAACCAAACCACCGCCCGCCCTCGCCCCGACCGCGAGGGatacttgcctttttttttttttttttttttttttttttttttttttttagatttctcttgtttgtgttttattgcaGTAGTCGGTGCTTATACAGAGTAGCGGACACGCTGGAACATCAATTTTAACGAAGAATAAAGGTTTAACGTGGCAAGCTCCTTACAAATGTTGCCTGATGAATGACAGCCATGTTTGCTCCTTCCATTTTAGTGTTTAGTTTATCATGCCAGTCGGTTGGCATCTTGTTTGTGAGGAGtttgtttctttgctttataactattccctctttgattaccattattatcaatagTCATTGTTACTATATACGATTTGTAGTCAAATATGTCCTGGTGTGCTCAATAAATGGGTACAGCTAACTACTTGTGGATCTCCTTTCaagccttctctccctccaagtCCAATGGGCTTGGTCACCAGCTCTGCGGACACTACATGACCATGATGACCTTTGTGGTGCAATTGGGTAAAGTTTGCAGGTAATGTGTTTAGAAGTATGATTATGTTTAAGAGTATACTTTTAAAGCGTGTACTATTTTTGAGGATAAGTttagaagaaaggaatataaatgaaattttTCTGTAGTGTACAGTCGGCTCCTTACTTGAAGGAGTGTTCCTACAAAATATAACCACGAAAGTGacatctgtaaaaaaaaaatttcatggtAGCTGTCATTGGCTAAAGCTGAACTGCCTCATGTGTATCATAGGCCTGCTCCTTCTTCATCCCCTCCATTCCCCCCCTGTACCACCTCCCACCctatgcttttctctctctctctctctctctctctctctctctctctctcataaacaaacatgaaaaacgTAGGAACAAGGATTGGCGAGGGAGGCGGACATGAAGTAGAGTTGAGAAAGGTTTGGTTTGATATTATGTCGAGTTCTGGCCAGTGATGTCTATTAGAATCCCTTTAGTTGACATGTTCCAGGTAAAAAGTAAGGGTAGAAAGGCCATTTCATCTAATAAGGAGCCGCCTACACGTGCAATACTCTGAAATTTATCCCCAAACCGGCCACTCATAAAATTCAGTTTGATAAGAGCATGCATAATTGGTGAGGGAGTTTGTGTACCGTACACTACAGAAGTGCCGTACCGATGGTTTGAAAATTGTGTCCAAAAGCTGAACTACTAgcctgaacagtgaacacaacAGTAAAGAAGCTTAACAATTGATGGATGTGTAGTTTAGCCAGGAATATTGTGTAAATCTATTTTCACATATTCATCAAACAGTGGCGGCAAAGACGAAGCATAAGAAGGGAACATAATATGTCCACAGTATACGTGGCAGTTCCTTTATGAATTATGGCATGTGGCGTGGTTATCAATCTACTGCTCCCTCTCAAGATCTGATTACCTCCAGGCTTCTCCTTTATGAATTTTGTCTAGGTAAGTTACTTCTAAAAGCAGCTTGATTGAGCATGGTGCGGTctcctattactttttttttttttttcgttttatttatttattcattattctatttAGCAGGTTGAGAGATTAGACTAGCCCTACTGCGATTAAGTCATATATTTAGGCTATATTTATTTGCTCAATCAAATTTTGTAAGCCATATAGATCAATCAATAGTTAACGTGAAAAAAAGAGCATCAACTAATCGAGACAATTCAACACGTGGTGGTTTATGAGTTTGTTCAGGGAAGGGACTGGTCTGCCAGGCTTacgaaaataggaagaaataataatattctcCATCATTGTATTATTTCGTTAAGTGAGGTAATTTGTTCTAAGTATTAATTCGTGGTAGGCATGTTTTGGTTGTATATAGCAAACTTCTTGGTtcaggcagtttttttttttcttttttatgtttgtatgaTAACCTCTCCTATCTCAGTAGTGGGGCCTTGGCgataacagagtaagcagactAGCGAGTGTCATAGCACACGTGATGGACTGTGTTTGAAATGAGGTGTTCGGAAAGATCATTTTAACTGAATATCATTAGTAATTGGCAGTCATTAAATTACACGGAAGACGTATGATGATGAAGGGATGTTTTGGcgaggtgggtgtgtgtgtggtactgcTGGTGTGTTGCTGGGGACAGGAAGTGACCGCCCAGCCAGCCCTCACTTACCACAACCATGTCCACGTAAGTACGTACTTTCTACGATGAGACGTAATTGGAACTTTGGGCTGTGGTCATTCTACATATTCcggattattttctttcaaacaAATACACGTGATAGTTTCCATTCAAAATTTCATCTAAGACATTTTCCACTAAACTATAAATATTAAGTATTATAACTTGCTATGTTTGATTGTCTGATATCACTGTGCCATGGTAACAAAAtgtagtaaataataaaaacttggATAAGATTAGATTAGTGAtcgaatgaatatggaagaaaaCGCGTTCAGAGGAAGGaacacaatgtttttttttcttcttcctaacacTACGAGACTCGCTCCTAACTTACACATCCCATGCAACTCTGCAATCCACACATGTTTTTTTATGATGCGCATTGATTTTAACCAGTGCTAATTATCATGTCAATTTCTTCATTAGGTAAGCCTCATGTTCGTAACTTGTTCTACTCTACCGTGCAATATATTAGCgacttttacttctttattttatttatttatttatttattattatcattgctattgttactattattattattattattattattattattattattattattattattattattttttttttattattatcattttattttattttacttatttatccacATTCACACGATCACTCTTCGACAGTAGTGAAGTACATATAGGCCAGCTGCATTAGTGGTGGATTTCATGCTCGCAATGGACAATTAAAGTTCTCGTATTATATTCATATGGCTATTGCCCTATTTCAGTTTACCTACTCTTCAAGTCGGctaagagtgtgagtgagtcatGCCACCTCATTTCTGGTCTTTACATGAAAACTGTGTTCTTTGTTCTGCTCACATATTTTTATGCGCCATCAATTAgcgtggagaggaaggaggtgagcTTCTTTTCCTGCAGCACGCCAGCTACCAAGAACGGAAGAccatttttttccccgtttcactaattttaaaaatactatgacgggaagggaagaggaaacggGAGCTGGTTTgttcacttccctttcctttgttaGCTAGCTGAGGAGAGCAGGGTGTtggtaagaacacacacacacacacacacacacacacacacacacagagagagagagagagagagagatgtatagtAGCGCACTTTGCTTAACAGAATATAATGTAATGTATTACTGGGGAAAGTCGAGTTTCCAAACAGCTAttataagtaaataagaaaaaaaaaaaatgatagtgtattaatattattataagaGGATATCATGAGCCTGACTCAAGCCAGAGAGAAtacaaataagtaaacacacacttcCCCCAGGTGGCAGGAAGCACGCACGCTGAGTCAAGATATGGGATGAATGACGTCAGCTGTCcgtacgtgagtgtgtgtgtgtgtgtgtgtcgtcagaAATACATGTGTGGTGACACACCTATGTGCGTAGTTGCCGAGCAGGCAGCACTAGCGAGAAAATTAATGTAACTTAGCTGATGAATGTTTATGTAATTAACgacacaaattttttttttccacatcgaATTTCTTCTCACATCTTTATAATTTTCTATACAGCACGTTTTTCTAatgcttatctttctcttcatggaaatggtaaaataataaatatcgtTTCTGTTCACGTTTATTCGCATGTAGACTTGTACTTATAAAAGAGAGATacatatttattaattcattcgtCTATTTGCTTATTTGACATCTTCAAAGGTTGATCAGGACCTCggcaaacaaaggaaaaatgaagtaaaataacAAGCACATGAATAGATAATGATATAAGGTAGAtaacaccaaaaaaataataaggtctTTTACATATAATCTAAAAGCATTAGTAGAAAAATGGTTTCAAGTGAATAACGCACAATGAAACCACCAAGTAACAAATAggtgattgaatgaatgaaatattgaAGTTCCAATAATGGAGTCTGGGACACTGTATTCAAATaagatttcacacacacacacacacacacacacacacacacacacactgtatttatttagatctaaaaaaggcgtttgataaagtgccacatgaaagattactatggaagttagaggagaagggtggcttaaaaggaagcacattgagatggatgaagaattacttaaggggagagaaataaggacgatagttaaagatatgaagtccaagtggagaacagtagacagcggagtgccacaggggtcagtattggcgccaatactttttctcgtatatataaatgacatgccagaggagtgaacagctacataaatctgtttgcggacgatgcgaaactgtgcagagtcattaaacaaaagaggattgtgaaatactacaggaagacttaaacaagatctggaaatggagcaaaaaatgggagatggaattcaatgtggacaaaagccatgtcatggaaatgggaaaaagtgaaagacgaccagtgggaatctataagatgggagatggagtagaactagaaaaagtaaaaaggaaaaggacttgggagtgacaatggaagaaaataatcaaccggtaagccatattgatagaattttcagagacgtataatttgctaaggaatattggagtagcatttcactatatggacaaggaaatgatgaagaaattgataagtactaaaataagacctagattggaatatgcaggagttgtgtggactccccataaaagaaacacataagaaaattagagactacaaaaatggctacaagaatggttccagaatttaaagggatgacatatgaggagagactaaaggctatggatctaccaaccttggagcagagaagagagagggatctgatacaagtttataaattgattaacggaatggatgaagtggataatgagaaactgatcctgagagaagaatatgactttagaagcacaagatcgcatagtaagaaactaaggaagggacgatgtctgagagatgttaaaaaatttagtttcccgcaaagatgtgttgagacttggaacagtttgagtgaggaagtggtgtcagcaaagagtgtacatagttttaaagaaaaattagataagtgtagatatggagacgggaccacacgagcataaagcccaggccctgtaaaactacaactagataaatacaactaggtaaacacacacacacacacctgacgctCCCTTTCCTACAGCAGGTTCGTAGCTTCGAGATCGATTATGAGCATTCCCAGTTCCTGAAGGACGGCCAGCCTTACCGCTATGTGTCGGGTTCCATCCACTACTTCCGCGTGCTCGCCGCAGACTGGCCCGATAGATTATGGAAGCTAAGGATGGCGGGATTCAATGCTGTACAGACGTAAGATGTGTAGAGATGAGAAGTAGCTGGTGTGGTGAGGACTTGACTGGAATCTTGTTGCCATTAGATGTGACtaaatttgatttattttatgtatttatttttgttgttatctgTATTTTGAGGGTGCTGAGTTTTGGTGAGGGAGTTTTTATGGGTTTTGAGATACAGCTGAGGTGTTTTGACGATAGAGGTTGGGGTGTGAGATT from Portunus trituberculatus isolate SZX2019 chromosome 9, ASM1759143v1, whole genome shotgun sequence encodes:
- the LOC123501162 gene encoding zinc finger A20 and AN1 domain-containing stress-associated protein 6-like isoform X1; the protein is MKDRNRKIDRRMERESNQLEAGPILCRTGCGFFGSPNTDGLCSKCYKDALKKKQQPPSSVTSPTSPAASSPAPPAAALHQTPAAATTTAQPTVPSLTQVGGAAADKRESGEEGGASASEDVDPASPDKDAGKKKKNKCQMCKKKVGLTGFTCRCEGLFCSVHRYSNEHRCTFDYREHGAEEIRRNNPVIKGEKIQKI
- the LOC123501162 gene encoding zinc finger A20 and AN1 domain-containing stress-associated protein 6-like isoform X2; the protein is MERESNQLEAGPILCRTGCGFFGSPNTDGLCSKCYKDALKKKQQPPSSVTSPTSPAASSPAPPAAALHQTPAAATTTAQPTVPSLTQVGGAAADKRESGEEGGASASEDVDPASPDKDAGKKKKNKCQMCKKKVGLTGFTCRCEGLFCSVHRYSNEHRCTFDYREHGAEEIRRNNPVIKGEKIQKI